A genomic window from Pseudomonas argentinensis includes:
- a CDS encoding TolC family outer membrane protein — protein sequence MNMRFVATLPLALALAVSAQAQTLTEAMQNALTVHPEIQSGINARLAVEEDMKAARAGYLPRVDVQAGYGREGTENNSTRASDDRGYRTLNRSEASLTVQQMLFDGFATRNEVARQRATVNARAYALLANSERTALEVAQVYLDVLQRQELARLAEENLRSHERIYDQISLRSERGVGRMADLDQAEARLAQARNNLLTEQTNLADAQVTYLSVVGREPVDLAMPDSMGVHLPESLTAARDELLANNPNISSAEADVRATEAQYAAAKSIYYPRFDAEVSTGLNDNVDGVEGQNKEWQAMVRMRYNLYAGGSDSANVRSRAYLSNQAMDIRNNALRVLNEEVGLAWNALQNARAQLPIAQQYVDHSSRVRDSYQKQFGLGERTLLDLLDSENEYFTAARRLQEVRFTELFTHYRIKATTGTLLKSQGIAAPMASVPLDTVKTNVQLPNMN from the coding sequence CTGAACATGCGTTTCGTTGCCACGCTTCCTCTTGCCCTTGCCCTTGCCGTTTCAGCCCAGGCGCAGACGTTGACCGAGGCCATGCAGAACGCACTCACCGTGCATCCTGAAATCCAGTCCGGTATCAATGCGCGGCTGGCGGTCGAAGAGGACATGAAGGCGGCTCGGGCAGGCTATCTGCCGCGTGTCGACGTGCAGGCCGGCTATGGCCGCGAGGGTACCGAGAACAACAGCACCCGTGCCAGTGACGACCGCGGCTATCGGACCCTTAACCGCTCCGAAGCCAGCCTGACCGTTCAGCAGATGCTGTTCGACGGCTTCGCCACCCGCAATGAAGTCGCTCGTCAGCGCGCTACCGTCAACGCCCGTGCCTATGCGCTGCTGGCCAACTCCGAGCGCACGGCGCTGGAGGTGGCCCAGGTCTACCTGGATGTCTTGCAACGTCAGGAGCTGGCGCGCCTGGCAGAAGAGAACCTGCGCAGCCACGAGCGCATCTACGATCAGATTTCCCTGCGCAGCGAGCGCGGTGTAGGGCGCATGGCCGACCTCGACCAGGCCGAGGCGCGCCTGGCCCAGGCGCGTAACAACCTGCTGACCGAGCAGACCAATCTGGCCGATGCCCAGGTCACCTACCTGAGCGTGGTGGGTCGCGAGCCCGTCGACCTCGCCATGCCGGACAGCATGGGCGTTCATCTACCTGAAAGCCTGACGGCTGCCCGTGACGAACTGCTGGCCAACAACCCCAACATCAGCTCGGCCGAGGCCGATGTGAGGGCAACCGAGGCGCAATACGCCGCGGCGAAAAGCATCTACTACCCACGCTTCGATGCCGAAGTTTCCACCGGCCTCAACGACAACGTCGACGGTGTGGAAGGGCAAAACAAGGAATGGCAGGCAATGGTGCGCATGCGCTACAACCTGTACGCGGGCGGTAGCGACAGCGCCAACGTGCGCTCCAGGGCGTACCTGAGCAACCAGGCCATGGATATTCGCAACAATGCATTGCGCGTGCTCAACGAAGAGGTCGGGCTGGCCTGGAACGCACTGCAGAACGCCCGCGCGCAACTGCCGATCGCTCAGCAATACGTCGACCACAGCTCCCGAGTGCGTGACTCCTACCAGAAGCAGTTCGGGCTGGGCGAGCGCACCCTGCTGGATCTGCTCGACAGCGAAAACGAATACTTCACTGCCGCCCGCCGCCTGCAGGAAGTGCGCTTTACCGAGCTGTTCACCCATTACCGCATCAAGGCGACCACCGGTACGCTGCTCAAGAGCCAGGGAATCGCGGCGCCGATGGCTTCCGTGCCGCTCGATACGGTCAAGACTAATGTGCAACTGCCCAACATGAACTAG
- a CDS encoding type I secretion system permease/ATPase, which produces MAVEPDPSQPRNDPRDRYDDPLLDSLLSLCSLHQKSVSRAMLTAGLPLPKQRLSAELLPRAAARAGLQGRWLRRNLDKIPELALPALLLLRDGRSALLLGWEADGQARIMPSETEGGEVRVSAETLAEDYSGRVFFAQPQHKFDFTRGELIPRASSWFRDTLKRSRWLYIDAVAASLLINLIGLVTPLFVMNVYDRVVPNQAEATLWVLAIGIGGVFIFDLLLKTLRGLCLDLAGKKTDMIISATLFERIVGMAMKHRPARVGSFAQNIHEFQSLRDFLASLTLASVIDLPFTILILAVIAYLGGHLVWIPIIAFPLVALIGWALQKPLAETMERSMALAAERQSGLIESLAGLDAVKVNNAESERQYLWEQTIGTLGRFELKARMLSSLAMNATLLLQQLAGVVIIVLGVYQIIAGNLSMGGLIACYMLSSRALGPLAQVSGLLIRYQQARVTLDSVNQMMELPQERQADERPLKRQTLQGGIEFRQLDFHYPDQQQAALQGINLVIRPGEKVGIIGRSGSGKSSLAKLIVGLYQADAGSLLVDGIDVRQLDVSDVRYNIGYVPQDIQLFAGTLRDNLVSGARYVEDELVLQAAELAGVHEFARLHPNGYELQVGERGQNLSGGQRQNVALARALLLDPPILLLDEPTSAMDNTGEERLKQRLAAISKNKTLLLVTHRASMLSLVERLVIVDRGRIIADGPKESVMEALKKGQISVS; this is translated from the coding sequence GTGGCAGTAGAACCTGATCCATCCCAGCCACGTAACGATCCCCGTGACCGTTACGACGATCCTCTGCTGGATAGTTTACTGTCGTTGTGCAGTCTCCATCAGAAATCCGTCAGCCGGGCCATGCTCACTGCCGGGCTGCCGCTGCCCAAGCAGCGCCTGAGCGCCGAATTGCTCCCCCGGGCTGCCGCCCGCGCCGGGCTGCAGGGCCGCTGGCTGCGGCGCAATCTCGACAAGATCCCCGAACTGGCGTTGCCCGCGCTGCTGTTGCTGCGCGACGGGCGCAGTGCGCTGCTGCTTGGTTGGGAGGCCGATGGGCAGGCGCGCATCATGCCCAGCGAGACGGAAGGCGGCGAAGTGCGGGTCAGCGCCGAAACCCTGGCCGAGGACTACAGTGGCCGGGTGTTCTTCGCCCAACCTCAGCACAAGTTCGATTTCACCCGCGGCGAGCTCATTCCCCGGGCCAGCTCGTGGTTTCGAGATACCCTCAAGCGCTCGCGCTGGCTGTACATCGACGCGGTCGCGGCCAGCCTGCTGATCAACCTGATCGGCCTGGTCACCCCGCTGTTCGTGATGAACGTCTATGACCGCGTCGTGCCCAACCAGGCCGAGGCGACGCTGTGGGTGCTGGCCATCGGCATCGGTGGGGTGTTCATCTTCGATCTGTTGCTCAAGACATTGCGCGGCCTGTGCCTGGATCTGGCTGGCAAGAAGACCGACATGATCATCTCGGCCACCCTGTTCGAGCGCATCGTCGGCATGGCGATGAAGCATCGTCCGGCGCGGGTCGGCAGCTTCGCCCAGAACATTCACGAGTTTCAGAGCCTGCGCGACTTCCTCGCGTCCCTGACGCTGGCCAGCGTTATCGACCTGCCCTTTACCATCCTTATCCTTGCTGTCATCGCCTATCTGGGTGGGCACCTGGTGTGGATCCCCATCATCGCCTTCCCGCTGGTCGCACTGATCGGCTGGGCGCTGCAAAAGCCGCTGGCCGAGACCATGGAGCGCAGCATGGCCCTGGCGGCCGAGCGCCAGTCCGGCCTGATCGAGAGCCTGGCCGGCCTGGATGCGGTCAAGGTCAACAACGCGGAGAGCGAGCGTCAGTACCTCTGGGAGCAGACCATCGGCACCCTGGGCCGCTTCGAACTCAAGGCGCGCATGTTGTCGAGCCTGGCGATGAACGCGACGCTGTTGCTGCAGCAACTCGCCGGCGTGGTGATCATCGTGCTGGGCGTGTACCAGATCATCGCCGGCAACCTGAGCATGGGCGGGCTGATTGCCTGCTACATGCTCAGCTCCCGCGCCCTGGGACCCCTGGCCCAGGTGTCCGGTCTGCTGATTCGTTACCAGCAGGCCCGCGTGACGTTGGACTCGGTCAACCAGATGATGGAGCTGCCTCAGGAGCGCCAGGCCGACGAGCGCCCCCTCAAGCGCCAGACGCTGCAGGGCGGCATCGAATTTCGCCAGCTGGATTTCCATTACCCGGATCAGCAGCAGGCCGCGTTGCAGGGCATCAACCTGGTGATTCGCCCCGGCGAAAAGGTCGGCATCATCGGTCGCAGCGGCTCCGGCAAGAGCTCGCTGGCCAAGCTGATCGTTGGCCTCTACCAGGCCGATGCCGGCAGCCTGCTGGTCGACGGTATCGATGTGCGCCAACTGGATGTCAGCGACGTGCGCTACAACATCGGTTACGTGCCCCAGGATATCCAGCTGTTCGCCGGCACCCTGCGCGACAATCTGGTCTCGGGTGCGCGCTACGTCGAAGACGAGCTTGTACTGCAAGCCGCCGAGCTGGCCGGCGTGCACGAGTTCGCACGCCTGCACCCCAATGGTTACGAGCTGCAGGTGGGCGAGCGCGGCCAGAATCTTTCCGGCGGTCAGCGCCAGAACGTGGCCCTGGCCCGGGCACTGCTGCTGGATCCGCCGATCCTGCTGCTCGACGAGCCCACCAGTGCGATGGACAACACCGGTGAAGAGCGCCTCAAGCAGCGCCTTGCCGCCATCAGCAAGAACAAGACGCTGCTGCTGGTCACCCACCGCGCCTCGATGCTCAGCCTGGTGGAGCGGCTGGTCATCGTCGACCGGGGTCGCATCATCGCCGACGGTCCGAAAGAGAGCGTCATGGAGGCGTTGAAGAAGGGGCAGATCAGTGTCAGTTAA
- a CDS encoding HlyD family type I secretion periplasmic adaptor subunit → MRAAASYFGPRDEVGDEPLPEVRKALIEDAPRVMRLTLWGIIAFVVFCLLWANFAEVDEVTRGEGKAIPSSRVQKIQNLEGGIVSELFVHEGQVVEAGTPLLRLDDTRFASNVGETEADRLSLAMRVERLSAEVEGRELAIPEDIAAKAPGLAQSERALFLSRQQQLQDEIAGLQEQLTQRRQEVREFVSKQSQFRNSLELLRQEIRMSEPLVAEGAVSPVEVLRLKRAEVESRGQLEATGLAIPRAEAAIKEVERKIDETRGRFRSEALTQLNEARTDLSKIESTGKALEDRVNRTLVTSPVRGIVKQLLVNTIGGVIQPGSDMVEIVPIDDTILVEARIRPQDIAFLHPGQEAVVKFTAYDYTIYGGLKAKLEQIGADTVTDEEGNSFYLIKLRTEKSHLGTEEHPLLIIPGMVTSVDIITGKKSVLSYLLKPIIRARAEALRER, encoded by the coding sequence ATACGCGCTGCCGCTTCCTATTTCGGCCCCCGTGACGAGGTTGGCGACGAGCCGCTCCCCGAGGTGCGCAAGGCGCTCATCGAGGATGCGCCGCGGGTCATGCGCCTGACCCTCTGGGGCATCATCGCCTTCGTGGTGTTCTGCCTGCTGTGGGCCAATTTCGCCGAAGTCGACGAGGTGACCCGCGGCGAAGGCAAGGCCATTCCGTCCTCGCGGGTGCAGAAGATCCAGAACCTGGAAGGCGGCATCGTTTCCGAGCTGTTCGTCCACGAAGGGCAGGTGGTCGAAGCCGGCACGCCGCTGTTGCGCCTGGACGACACGCGCTTCGCCTCGAACGTGGGCGAGACCGAAGCCGATCGCTTGTCGTTGGCCATGCGCGTCGAACGCCTGAGTGCCGAAGTCGAAGGGCGTGAACTGGCCATTCCCGAGGACATCGCCGCCAAGGCACCAGGCCTGGCGCAGAGCGAACGGGCGTTGTTCCTCAGCCGTCAGCAGCAGTTGCAGGACGAGATCGCTGGGCTGCAGGAACAGTTGACCCAGCGCCGTCAGGAAGTGCGCGAGTTCGTGTCCAAGCAGAGTCAGTTCCGAAACAGCCTGGAATTGTTGCGCCAGGAAATCCGCATGTCCGAGCCGCTGGTGGCCGAGGGCGCCGTATCGCCGGTGGAGGTGCTACGCCTCAAGCGGGCCGAAGTGGAAAGCCGCGGTCAACTGGAGGCGACCGGCCTGGCGATCCCCCGTGCCGAGGCAGCGATCAAGGAGGTGGAGCGCAAGATCGACGAGACCCGTGGGCGTTTTCGCAGCGAGGCGCTGACCCAGCTGAACGAGGCGCGCACCGACCTGAGCAAGATCGAGTCCACCGGTAAAGCGCTGGAGGATCGGGTCAATCGCACCCTGGTCACCTCGCCGGTACGGGGTATCGTCAAGCAGCTGCTGGTCAATACCATTGGCGGCGTGATCCAGCCCGGTAGCGACATGGTGGAAATCGTGCCCATCGACGACACCATCCTGGTCGAGGCGCGCATTCGTCCGCAGGACATCGCCTTCCTGCATCCGGGGCAGGAAGCCGTGGTCAAGTTCACCGCCTACGACTACACCATCTACGGTGGCCTTAAGGCCAAGCTGGAGCAGATCGGCGCGGATACCGTGACCGACGAGGAAGGCAACAGTTTCTACCTGATCAAGCTGCGCACCGAGAAGAGCCACCTGGGCACCGAGGAGCATCCGTTGCTGATCATTCCGGGCATGGTCACCTCGGTGGACATCATCACCGGCAAGAAGAGTGTGCTCAGCTACCTGCTCAAGCCGATCATTCGCGCTCGCGCCGAGGCGCTGCGCGAGCGCTGA
- a CDS encoding enoyl-CoA hydratase/isomerase family protein, with protein MNVTFEERPSLHGYRIAIASLDAPASLNALSLPMIDALQDRLQAWADDADIACVLLRGNGSKAFCAGGDVVQLAKQCLASPGEAPELAERFFAREYRLDHYLHTYAKPLICWAHGHVLGGGMGLLQGAGIRVVTPSSRLAMPEISIGLFPDVGGSHFLSRLPGKLGLFFGLTASPLNARDALDLNLADRFLLDDQQDALIDGLIQLNWRDQADLQLHSLLKALAQQAQGELPAAQWLPRRERLDALLDQATLPLSWQALASLENDDDALLAKAAKTLLGGSPLTGHLVWEQIRRARHLSLAQVFRMEYGMSLSCCRHPEFAEGVRARLIDKDHAPRWHWPDVTQVPEQVIAAHFAAFDDHPLADLA; from the coding sequence ATGAATGTCACCTTCGAAGAACGCCCCAGCCTGCATGGCTACCGCATCGCCATCGCCAGCCTGGACGCCCCCGCCAGCCTCAATGCCCTGTCGTTGCCGATGATCGACGCCCTGCAGGATCGCCTGCAGGCCTGGGCCGACGACGCTGATATTGCCTGCGTGCTGCTGCGCGGCAACGGCAGCAAGGCATTCTGCGCGGGCGGCGATGTGGTGCAACTGGCCAAGCAATGCCTGGCCAGCCCCGGTGAGGCGCCCGAACTAGCCGAGCGCTTCTTCGCCCGCGAGTATCGCCTCGATCACTATCTGCACACTTACGCCAAGCCGCTGATCTGTTGGGCTCACGGCCACGTTCTGGGTGGCGGCATGGGGCTGCTGCAGGGCGCGGGGATTCGCGTCGTCACGCCGAGCAGCCGGCTGGCCATGCCGGAAATCAGCATCGGCCTGTTTCCGGACGTGGGCGGCAGCCACTTCCTGTCTCGCCTGCCCGGCAAGCTGGGCCTGTTCTTCGGGCTGACCGCCAGCCCTCTGAATGCCCGCGACGCCCTCGACCTGAACCTGGCCGATCGCTTTCTGCTGGACGACCAGCAGGACGCCCTGATCGACGGGCTGATTCAGCTGAACTGGCGTGACCAGGCCGACCTGCAATTGCATAGTCTACTCAAGGCGCTCGCACAGCAGGCCCAAGGCGAGCTACCCGCCGCGCAGTGGCTGCCACGCCGCGAGCGCCTCGATGCCCTGCTCGATCAGGCCACCCTGCCCCTGAGCTGGCAGGCCCTGGCCAGCCTGGAAAACGATGACGACGCCCTGCTCGCCAAGGCCGCCAAGACCCTGCTCGGCGGCAGCCCGCTGACCGGTCATCTGGTATGGGAGCAGATCAGGCGCGCCCGGCACCTGTCATTGGCCCAGGTGTTTCGGATGGAATATGGCATGAGCCTGAGCTGCTGTCGTCACCCGGAGTTCGCCGAAGGTGTGCGGGCCCGGCTGATCGACAAGGATCACGCCCCCCGCTGGCACTGGCCGGACGTGACCCAGGTGCCGGAGCAGGTGATCGCCGCGCATTTCGCCGCGTTCGACGATCACCCCCTGGCCGATCTGGCCTGA
- a CDS encoding enoyl-CoA hydratase — translation MSTALEPYKPGIFDLTHKLTVEKHGHTALLTINNPPANTWDRESLIGLKQLIDHLDRDDDIYALVITGQGGKFFSAGADLKLFADGDKARAREMASRFGEAFERLSAFRGVSIAAINGYAMGGGLECALACDIRIAERQAMMALPEASVGLLPCAGGTQNLPWLVGEGWAKRMILCGERLDADTALRIGLVEQVVDTGEARGHALLLASRVASQSPVAVRAIKPLIQGARERAPTTWLAAERERFVDLFDAVDTREGVNAFLEKRTANWRNQ, via the coding sequence ATGAGTACGGCACTGGAACCCTACAAACCCGGTATCTTCGACCTGACCCACAAGCTCACGGTGGAAAAGCACGGCCACACCGCCCTGCTCACCATCAATAACCCACCTGCCAATACCTGGGACCGAGAATCGCTGATCGGTCTCAAGCAGCTGATCGACCACCTGGACCGCGATGACGACATTTATGCGCTGGTCATCACCGGCCAGGGTGGCAAGTTCTTTTCGGCCGGGGCCGACCTGAAACTGTTCGCCGATGGCGACAAGGCCCGCGCCCGGGAAATGGCCAGCCGCTTTGGCGAGGCATTCGAACGACTCAGCGCCTTCCGCGGGGTATCCATTGCGGCGATCAACGGCTACGCCATGGGTGGCGGCCTGGAGTGTGCACTGGCCTGCGACATCCGCATCGCCGAGCGCCAGGCCATGATGGCCCTGCCGGAAGCCAGCGTCGGTCTGTTGCCCTGCGCCGGCGGCACCCAGAACCTGCCCTGGCTGGTCGGCGAAGGTTGGGCCAAGCGCATGATTCTGTGCGGGGAACGGCTCGATGCCGACACCGCGTTGCGCATCGGCCTGGTGGAGCAGGTGGTCGATACCGGCGAAGCGCGCGGCCATGCGCTGTTACTGGCTTCCAGGGTCGCCAGCCAGAGCCCGGTGGCAGTGCGCGCCATCAAGCCGCTGATCCAGGGTGCGCGCGAAAGGGCTCCGACGACCTGGCTGGCTGCCGAGCGCGAACGCTTCGTCGACCTGTTCGATGCCGTCGATACCCGAGAAGGGGTCAACGCCTTTCTGGAAAAGCGCACGGCCAACTGGCGCAATCAATGA
- the ung gene encoding uracil-DNA glycosylase: MSAADKVKLEAGWKQALHDEFDKPYMSVLGDFLRQEKAAGKEIYPPGPLIFNALNSTPLDQVKVVIIGQDPYHGPGQAHGLCFSVQPGVATPPSLLNIYKELKRDLNIDIPSHGYLQSWAEQGVLLLNTSLTVERGNAGSHAAKGWQPFTDRIISLVSEQRPHLVFLLWGAHAQSKERLIDTSKHLVLRSPHPSPLSAHRGFIGNGHFSRTNKFLEQHGLAPIDWRLPPLQD; encoded by the coding sequence ATGTCCGCCGCAGACAAGGTCAAGCTGGAGGCCGGCTGGAAACAGGCGCTTCACGACGAGTTCGACAAGCCCTACATGAGCGTCCTGGGCGATTTCCTGCGCCAGGAAAAGGCGGCCGGCAAGGAGATCTATCCACCCGGCCCGCTGATCTTCAACGCCCTGAATTCCACGCCCCTCGATCAGGTCAAGGTGGTGATCATCGGCCAGGATCCTTACCACGGTCCAGGCCAGGCCCATGGCCTGTGTTTCTCGGTGCAGCCCGGGGTGGCTACGCCGCCGTCGCTGCTGAACATCTACAAAGAGCTCAAGCGCGACCTCAATATCGATATTCCCAGCCACGGCTATCTGCAGTCCTGGGCGGAGCAGGGCGTGTTGCTGCTCAACACCTCGCTCACCGTCGAGCGCGGCAATGCCGGCTCCCATGCGGCCAAGGGCTGGCAACCATTCACAGACCGGATCATTTCATTGGTCAGCGAGCAGCGCCCGCATCTGGTGTTTCTGCTTTGGGGCGCCCATGCGCAGAGCAAGGAGCGCTTGATCGACACCAGCAAGCACCTGGTGCTGCGCTCGCCCCATCCCTCACCGCTGTCGGCGCATCGCGGTTTTATCGGTAACGGCCACTTCAGCCGCACCAACAAGTTCCTCGAGCAGCATGGGCTGGCGCCGATCGACTGGCGCCTGCCGCCGCTCCAGGATTGA
- a CDS encoding DUF6279 family lipoprotein produces the protein MSGYLKSLLLLLSLGLLVSACSKAGLAYRNLDWVISWRVDQYLDLDSQQKAWFKPKLQEHLAWHCSTELPRYVDWLQRTQDLLQEPAPDASQLEAQMIEAEQAFHAVVQQTNPTAVALLADLRPEQVERLYARMEKGNVEDRQKFLEPPLQTQISERAERLEKRLSPWFGSLNETQRARIGQWASERRDQNRLWLENRARWQSEFRSVLDQRDAEDFAQRMNQVLENRRGAHDEQATQAYEQSRQAMAALLSDLLAAADDKQRTQVNQRIASLQSDLAGQICTG, from the coding sequence ATGTCCGGGTATCTGAAGAGCTTGCTCCTGCTGCTATCGCTCGGCCTGCTGGTCAGTGCCTGTAGCAAGGCTGGCCTGGCCTATCGCAACCTGGACTGGGTGATTTCCTGGCGGGTAGATCAGTACCTGGATCTCGATTCGCAGCAAAAGGCCTGGTTCAAGCCGAAGCTGCAGGAGCATCTGGCCTGGCACTGCAGCACCGAACTGCCGCGCTATGTGGACTGGCTGCAGCGCACTCAGGACCTGCTTCAGGAGCCCGCGCCAGACGCCAGTCAACTGGAGGCACAGATGATCGAGGCCGAGCAGGCGTTCCATGCCGTCGTGCAGCAGACCAACCCCACGGCCGTCGCGCTGCTTGCCGATCTGCGCCCCGAACAGGTCGAGCGGCTCTATGCGCGGATGGAAAAGGGCAATGTCGAAGACCGCCAGAAATTTCTCGAGCCGCCCCTGCAGACCCAGATCAGCGAGCGTGCCGAGCGCCTGGAAAAGCGCCTGAGCCCCTGGTTCGGCTCACTCAACGAGACACAGCGGGCGCGCATCGGCCAGTGGGCTAGCGAGCGCCGTGATCAGAACCGCCTGTGGCTGGAAAACCGTGCACGCTGGCAGAGCGAATTTCGCAGCGTGCTGGACCAGCGCGACGCCGAGGACTTCGCCCAGCGCATGAACCAGGTGCTGGAGAACCGTCGCGGCGCCCATGACGAGCAGGCCACCCAGGCCTACGAGCAATCGCGCCAGGCGATGGCCGCCCTGCTCAGCGATCTGCTGGCCGCTGCCGACGACAAGCAGCGTACCCAGGTGAACCAGCGCATCGCGTCCCTGCAAAGCGACCTGGCCGGGCAGATCTGCACCGGCTGA
- a CDS encoding AbrB family transcriptional regulator — translation MPDSENPHGNSKHLRSWWLTPLVGAAGGYLASLVGWPLPWVIGSLLAVILLRCCGVLSQEMPGGRQVGQWLVAAGIGLHFTSEVLEQVLGNLTIILFGAFATLALSAIGIAGLRRAGVDRATAFFASMPGGASEMVNLSRRHGAQPARIAAAHSMRLLMVILLIPALFTWGLPPAEPAPPVPVDWFWLAILLPAGALLAVLWRRLGQPNPWMLGPLTLCAAASVIFDLHIGMPGWLGQAGQWLIGCALGCHFDRAFFRSAPGFLLRVMLFTLLAMIVTALLGSAIGWVSGIESVSLMLGMMPGGITELCLTAEALQLSVALVTALQALRLFLVMFLAEPLFRLWQRHSPLP, via the coding sequence ATGCCTGATAGCGAAAACCCGCACGGCAATTCCAAGCACCTGCGCAGCTGGTGGCTCACGCCACTGGTTGGCGCAGCTGGTGGTTACCTGGCCAGCCTCGTCGGTTGGCCGTTGCCGTGGGTGATCGGTTCGCTGCTGGCAGTCATCCTGCTGCGCTGCTGCGGCGTACTCAGCCAGGAAATGCCGGGCGGCCGCCAGGTCGGTCAATGGTTGGTGGCCGCCGGCATCGGCCTGCATTTCACCAGCGAAGTGCTCGAGCAGGTGCTCGGCAACCTGACGATCATCCTCTTCGGCGCCTTCGCTACCCTCGCCCTCAGCGCCATCGGCATTGCCGGCCTGCGCCGCGCCGGGGTGGATCGTGCCACGGCGTTCTTCGCCAGCATGCCGGGCGGAGCCAGCGAAATGGTCAACCTGTCCCGCCGCCATGGCGCCCAACCGGCACGTATCGCCGCCGCGCACAGTATGCGCCTGCTGATGGTCATCCTGTTGATCCCGGCACTGTTCACCTGGGGCCTGCCACCCGCCGAGCCCGCACCGCCCGTGCCGGTGGACTGGTTCTGGCTGGCCATCCTGCTGCCCGCAGGTGCACTGTTGGCCGTGCTGTGGCGCCGCCTCGGGCAACCCAACCCCTGGATGCTCGGCCCGTTGACGCTGTGCGCCGCAGCCAGCGTGATTTTCGATCTGCATATCGGCATGCCGGGCTGGCTCGGTCAGGCCGGGCAATGGCTGATAGGCTGCGCCCTGGGCTGTCATTTCGACCGGGCGTTCTTTCGCAGCGCACCGGGCTTTCTGTTGCGCGTGATGCTGTTCACCCTGCTGGCGATGATCGTCACGGCGCTGCTCGGTTCGGCCATCGGCTGGGTGAGTGGTATCGAATCGGTGTCGCTGATGCTCGGCATGATGCCTGGCGGCATCACCGAACTGTGCCTGACCGCAGAAGCGCTGCAGTTGTCGGTGGCCCTGGTCACGGCGCTGCAGGCCTTGCGCCTGTTTCTGGTGATGTTTCTGGCCGAACCCCTGTTCCGGCTGTGGCAGCGCCACTCGCCGCTGCCCTGA